A stretch of the Leopardus geoffroyi isolate Oge1 chromosome B2, O.geoffroyi_Oge1_pat1.0, whole genome shotgun sequence genome encodes the following:
- the MUC21 gene encoding mucin-21 isoform X2: MYKGHIILKCWLLLHLLLLETGVTPSAFSTSGTTSGGTSITSSTKSSTASGGTSTISNTGSSVISSGTSIASSTVSSTTSGGNNTVANTGSSTKSGGTSIVFNTGSSVTSSGTNIASSTRSSTISGGTSIAVNTGSSTTSDGTSTASNTESSVTSSGSSTTSNTESNTTSGGTSTPVNTGSITSGGTSTASSTESGVTYSSSNTTSNTETSTPSVGTSIPVNTGSSTTSGRTSTTSQTRPSVTSSGSGITSNTESSTTSRGSSTPVNSGSSEASGGTNIASNTGSSTTSGGTSMPANTGSSTTSSGISTAASPGSGEISSRTSVASNTGSSVTSSGTSTAANIVSSATTGSSGTHSPTGTHTTSNGTSATTSVNEVTPSGSLKPWEIFLITLVSVVVAVGFFAGLFLCVRYSLSLRNVFDTAVYRPHGPNLGMDPEGYHGAHYSSSWRPNWFWRRPVPSIAMEMRRYNGP, translated from the exons ATGTACAAAGGACACATTATCCTTAAGTGTTGGCTACTATTGCATCTCCTACTTTTAGAAACTG GTGTAACACCCAGTGCATTTAGCACATCAGGCACAACTTCTGGTGGGACCAGTATAACCTCCAGCACTAAATCCAGCACAGCCTCTGGTGGAACCAGTACAATCTCCAACACTGGATCTAGTGTGATTTCTAGTGGAACAAGTATAGCCTCTAGTACTGTATCCAGCACAACCTCTGGAGGGAACAACACAGTCGCTAATACTGGATCGAGCACAAAATCTGGTGGGACCAGTATAGTCTTCAACACTGGATCTAGTGTGACTTCTAGTGGAACCAATATAGCCTCCAGTACTAGATCCAGCACAATCTCTGGAGGGACCAGCATAGCTGTCAATACTGGATCCAGCACAACATCTGATGGGACCAGTACAGCTTCCAACACTGAATCCAGTGTGACGTCCAGTGGTTCCAGCACAACCTCCAATACTGAATCTAACACAACCTCTGGAGGGACCAGCACACCTGTCAACACTGGATCCATCACGTCTGGTGGGACTAGTACAGCCTCCAGCACTGAGTCCGGTGTGACCTACAGTAGTTCCAACACAACCTCCAATACCGAAACTAGCACACCCTCTGTAGGGACCAGCATACCTGTCAACACTGGATCCAGCACAACCTCTGGCAGAACTAGTACAACCTCCCAAACTAGACCCAGTGTGACTTCCAGTGGGTCTGGCATAACCTCCAATACTGAATCTAGCACAACCTCCAGAGGGAGTAGTACACCTGTTAACAGTGGATCCAGTGAAGCCTCAGGTGGGACCAATATAGCCTCCAACACTGGATCCAGCACAACTTCTGGTGGGACCAGCATGCCTGCCAATACTGGATCCAGTACAACCTCCAGTGGGATAAGCACAGCTGCCAGTCCTGGATCCGGTGAGATCTCCAGCAGGACCAGTGTAGCCTCCAACACTGGATCTAGTGTCACTTCCAGTGGGACCAGCACAGCTGCCAACATTGTATCCAGTGCAACCACAGGAAGCTCTGGCACACATTCTCCAACTGGAACACACACAACTTCCAATGGCACGAGTGCTACTACTTCAGTGAATGAAGTGACACCCAGTGGGTCCCTGAAACCATGGGAAATCTTCCTCATTACTCTGGTCTCTGTTGTAGTGGCTGTGGGATTCTTTGCtgggctcttcctctgtgtg AGATATTCCCTGTCTCTGAGAAACGTCTTTGACACAGCTGTCTACCGTCCCCATGGCCCCAACCTTGGCATGGACCCTGAAGGGTATCACGGAGCCCACTACAGCTCTAGTTGGAGGCCTAACTGGTTCTGGAGGAGACCAGTACCCTCAATAGCCATGGAGATGAGGAGATACAATGGGCCCTGA
- the MUC21 gene encoding mucin-21 isoform X1 produces the protein MYKGHIILKCWLLLHLLLLETAGVTPSAFSTSGTTSGGTSITSSTKSSTASGGTSTISNTGSSVISSGTSIASSTVSSTTSGGNNTVANTGSSTKSGGTSIVFNTGSSVTSSGTNIASSTRSSTISGGTSIAVNTGSSTTSDGTSTASNTESSVTSSGSSTTSNTESNTTSGGTSTPVNTGSITSGGTSTASSTESGVTYSSSNTTSNTETSTPSVGTSIPVNTGSSTTSGRTSTTSQTRPSVTSSGSGITSNTESSTTSRGSSTPVNSGSSEASGGTNIASNTGSSTTSGGTSMPANTGSSTTSSGISTAASPGSGEISSRTSVASNTGSSVTSSGTSTAANIVSSATTGSSGTHSPTGTHTTSNGTSATTSVNEVTPSGSLKPWEIFLITLVSVVVAVGFFAGLFLCVRYSLSLRNVFDTAVYRPHGPNLGMDPEGYHGAHYSSSWRPNWFWRRPVPSIAMEMRRYNGP, from the exons ATGTACAAAGGACACATTATCCTTAAGTGTTGGCTACTATTGCATCTCCTACTTTTAGAAACTG CAGGTGTAACACCCAGTGCATTTAGCACATCAGGCACAACTTCTGGTGGGACCAGTATAACCTCCAGCACTAAATCCAGCACAGCCTCTGGTGGAACCAGTACAATCTCCAACACTGGATCTAGTGTGATTTCTAGTGGAACAAGTATAGCCTCTAGTACTGTATCCAGCACAACCTCTGGAGGGAACAACACAGTCGCTAATACTGGATCGAGCACAAAATCTGGTGGGACCAGTATAGTCTTCAACACTGGATCTAGTGTGACTTCTAGTGGAACCAATATAGCCTCCAGTACTAGATCCAGCACAATCTCTGGAGGGACCAGCATAGCTGTCAATACTGGATCCAGCACAACATCTGATGGGACCAGTACAGCTTCCAACACTGAATCCAGTGTGACGTCCAGTGGTTCCAGCACAACCTCCAATACTGAATCTAACACAACCTCTGGAGGGACCAGCACACCTGTCAACACTGGATCCATCACGTCTGGTGGGACTAGTACAGCCTCCAGCACTGAGTCCGGTGTGACCTACAGTAGTTCCAACACAACCTCCAATACCGAAACTAGCACACCCTCTGTAGGGACCAGCATACCTGTCAACACTGGATCCAGCACAACCTCTGGCAGAACTAGTACAACCTCCCAAACTAGACCCAGTGTGACTTCCAGTGGGTCTGGCATAACCTCCAATACTGAATCTAGCACAACCTCCAGAGGGAGTAGTACACCTGTTAACAGTGGATCCAGTGAAGCCTCAGGTGGGACCAATATAGCCTCCAACACTGGATCCAGCACAACTTCTGGTGGGACCAGCATGCCTGCCAATACTGGATCCAGTACAACCTCCAGTGGGATAAGCACAGCTGCCAGTCCTGGATCCGGTGAGATCTCCAGCAGGACCAGTGTAGCCTCCAACACTGGATCTAGTGTCACTTCCAGTGGGACCAGCACAGCTGCCAACATTGTATCCAGTGCAACCACAGGAAGCTCTGGCACACATTCTCCAACTGGAACACACACAACTTCCAATGGCACGAGTGCTACTACTTCAGTGAATGAAGTGACACCCAGTGGGTCCCTGAAACCATGGGAAATCTTCCTCATTACTCTGGTCTCTGTTGTAGTGGCTGTGGGATTCTTTGCtgggctcttcctctgtgtg AGATATTCCCTGTCTCTGAGAAACGTCTTTGACACAGCTGTCTACCGTCCCCATGGCCCCAACCTTGGCATGGACCCTGAAGGGTATCACGGAGCCCACTACAGCTCTAGTTGGAGGCCTAACTGGTTCTGGAGGAGACCAGTACCCTCAATAGCCATGGAGATGAGGAGATACAATGGGCCCTGA